The DNA region ATGCTGATATTTATAACTGGGATACAACCGCACTGAATTTGTCATTGAGATACCAGGTAAAAACCGAGATGGGGGTAGCTATATTTAGCAATAAAAACCTTGAAAACGAAATTGCAGCCAACCGGCCTTCAGTACTCCTTAAAGATGCATATCAGTCGTTTTCTGTTTTGTATTGATGACGTTCTGTTATTAAGGGTTACAAAATGCCTCTTCAGGACCATTACTGACTTGAAAACAACGAATTATTAAATAAACTTTGGTTTTAACGCGAAAACATCCTTTATTTAAAAAAAATCAAACGAAATTTGTGTACGGTGGTTATCTATCATCTTAATCTCAATTTATAAATGGTCAAATTATTTGTAGGCGGCTTTCCTCTGGAAATGACAGAGCTGGAACTTGTTAAAATGATAGGTCCACATGGCGATGTGGAAACGATTAAAATTGTACGCGACAAAAAAACAAGGATATGCAAAGGATATGCATTTCTTGAAATGAAGGACCGCACCGGGGCCGAGAACGCGGTAATTGCCTTAGACGGTACGCCCATTGCCGATCGGGTATTAAGTGTAAAAATAAACGACGACTTTGTTAAGAAAACTCCTCCGCCACGTAAGTCATTTGGATACGGCAACAACAATAATAGAGGCACCGGTGACAGAACTAACAATACCCGAAACTATAATAGCCCAAGCAATTACCGGAGCAATAATGATCAGTCACCTGGAGGTGACAGACCAAGGCGCCCCAGAAAAACGATGTAACAAACCACTGATAGGTCATACTAAAAAAAATCCCGGCCAGATCTCAATCGGCCGGGATTTTTTCAAACATCATTATCCGTAGTTAAACACCGAGGTCCTGCATAATTGAGGCAAT from Mucilaginibacter sp. SJ includes:
- a CDS encoding RNA recognition motif domain-containing protein, encoding MVKLFVGGFPLEMTELELVKMIGPHGDVETIKIVRDKKTRICKGYAFLEMKDRTGAENAVIALDGTPIADRVLSVKINDDFVKKTPPPRKSFGYGNNNNRGTGDRTNNTRNYNSPSNYRSNNDQSPGGDRPRRPRKTM